A DNA window from Ostrea edulis chromosome 5, xbOstEdul1.1, whole genome shotgun sequence contains the following coding sequences:
- the LOC125652535 gene encoding E3 ubiquitin-protein ligase PDZRN3-B-like, giving the protein MGFSTHRFVGTVDPNLICGICSSVIEDVVLTPCGHTFCFCCLETWMSKPRVNSCPECRSTMSLKDAKPVLCLRNLVNGFDVMCDNSDRGCKVVVKLERLKAHLEVCGYTLEKCAGCLEMVSRSELANHQVTCEGIAASMKNENYDSFMRKSMEAISLENKATSLEFSGLLAKISSLEFQLKSLKRDLQISESKNRVLEREYRRCKDELQQKRNEILDVQYAEFDPDYDYGYTPQTVAKLSLLIARFLLKKPSYVDSNKIFAAVKRSYEQYARCGTQYEHDVHMLVATAFASNWFGESQRINFHCWLQSIARYRQYAHSDRDSCEHRIYQ; this is encoded by the coding sequence ATGGGTTTTAGTACACACCGATTTGTTGGGACTGTGGACCCGAATTTGATATGCGGAATTTGCAGTTCTGTCATCGAGGATGTTGTGTTGACTCCTTGTGGGCACACATTTTGTTTCTGTTGCCTGGAGACTTGGATGAGTAAACCGAGAGTGAATTCATGTCCTGAATGCAGAAGCACTATGTCGCTGAAGGACGCAAAACCAGTGTTATGTCTTCGCAATCTCGTGAACGGTTTTGATGTCATGTGTGACAATAGCGACCGTGGATGCAAAGTAGTTGTGAAACTTGAACGATTGAAAGCACACCTAGAGGTATGCGGATACACTCTTGAAAAATGTGCAGGATGTTTAGAAATGGTGAGCCGGTCAGAACTTGCAAACCATCAAGTGACTTGCGAGGGCATTGCGGCATCTATGAAGAATGAAAACTACGACTCCTTTATGCGTAAATCTATGGAAGCGATATCTCTAGAAAATAAAGCTACATCTTTAGAATTTTCAGGACTTCTTGCAAAGATTTCCTCATTAGAATTTCaattaaaatctttgaaaagaGATTTACAAATATCCGAGTCGAAGAATCGTGTTCTTGAAAGAGAGTACAGGAGATGCAAGGATGAGCTGCAGCAGAAGAGGAACGAGATTCTGGATGTGCAGTACGCCGAGTTCGACCCGGACTACGACTACGGCTACACACCACAGACAGTGGCCAAGTTGTCCTTGCTCATCGCCAGATTTCTGTTAAAGAAACCGTCGTATGTGGACAGCAACAAAATTTTTGCAGCTGTAAAACGGTCTTATGAGCAATATGCTCGTTGCGGCACCCAGTATGAACACGATGTCCACATGCTTGTTGCCACTGCTTTTGCAAGCAACTGGTTCGGCGAAAGTCAAAGAATCAACTTCCACTGTTGGCTTCAGAGCATCGCTAGATATCGACAATACGCTCACTCTGATAGGGACTCGTGTGAGCATCGCATTTATCAATGA
- the LOC125651808 gene encoding activator of 90 kDa heat shock protein ATPase homolog 1-like, whose amino-acid sequence MAKWGEGDPRWIVEERPDGTNVNNWHWVEKNATNWSKDKLKELLTGVVVEDEKHFCELKEVTSIEGEASTNNRKAKLIFFYEFVIKGEWSGKFKDSEKKFKGKFEIPNLSEENDTDEIDFNVTIPKDTDEGYKVKEFLRKTGVAVVRQKMAEYLNNLKNEFSKGVILPTKGGQQTSAQTAAAANKAREEMNKLVIDPKASKPLGVKIHTKKIVGKEEFKCRAEDLYRALTDVQMVQAFSASPAEMEVEKGGQFSLLHGNIIGEFVDLVPNQKIVQRWRVKSWPAAHYSTVTFEFDEKDDCTVLNYTQTGVPDSEYEKTKEGWVINYWNRMKQVFGFGSSIY is encoded by the exons ATGGCAAAGTGGGGAGAAGGAGATCCACGGTGGATTGTGGAAGAAAGGCCAGATGGAACTAATGTAAACAACTGGCACTG GGTGGAAAAGAATGCCACAAATTGGTCGAAGGACAAACTAAAGGAGCTGCTGACTGGAGTTGTAGTGGAGGATGAGAAAC ATTTTTGTGAACTCAAAGAAGTAACAAGTATTGAAGGGGAGGCATCTACTAATAACAGAAAAGCTAAATTAATCTTCTTCTATGAATTTGTTATCAAAGGGGAATGGTCAG GTAAATTCAAGGACAGTGAGAAGAAATTTAAAGGCAAATTTGAAATACCTAATCTTAGTGAAGAAAATGATACAGATGAAATTGAT TTCAATGTTACAATCCCCAAGGACACAGATGAGGGGTACAAAGTAAAGGAATTTCTCCGGAAGACTGGAGTCGCGGTTGTCAGACAAAAGATGGCAgaatatttaaataatttaaagAATG agTTCAGCAAAGGTGTTATCTTGCCAACCAAAGGAGGACAACAAACATCTGCGCAGACTGCAGCAGCGGCT AATAAAGCCAGAGAAGAGATGAACAAATTGGTCATAGATCCCAAAGCCTCCAAACCTCTAGGTGTAAAGATCCATACCAAAAAAATTGTGGGGAAGGAAGAGTTTAAGTGTCGAGCAGAGGACCTATATAGAGCCCTTACTGATGTTCAG ATGGTTCAGGCATTTTCTGCCAGCCCAGCTGAAATGGAGGTTGAAAAAGGAGGACAGTTTTCTCTGCTCCATGGAAATATAATAGGGGAGTTTGTGGATTTG GTACCCAATCAGAAAATTGTGCAACGATGGAGAGTGAAATCGTGGCCAGCTGCTCATTATTCAACAGTGACAtttgaatttgatgaaaaagatGACTGTACAGTACTTAATTATACACAAACTGGAGTCCCTGACTCAGAATACGAGAAAACAAAAGAAGGCTGGGTTATAAATTATTGGAACAGAATGAAACAAGTGTTTGGATTTGGATCCAGTATATACTGa